The following proteins are co-located in the Pseudomonadota bacterium genome:
- a CDS encoding NTP transferase domain-containing protein produces MAKVIGTITARMSSTRLPGKVLREIEGKTMFEHVVERTRHIEGLDDVYLATSKNSANSKLIKEAERIGCKWYAGAEQDIVDRINALCEEEKADAIIRISCDTPLFDIDSAGRFVSEFKKEYRDYIYVSNLIAMYGTLSELISYKALLEVHKHYRGPAMSIYIRENMEKFKILGIEIEHDLCRPEYRMTVDYPVDLELIRHIYKGLYKGSPISLKDVYTWLDDHPEIAKINSDVKIKDVNLYAESLVQKPLYSIVKSGDGFVVLNEQRKPVKPVEFVMYIADIFPELKGIFTK; encoded by the coding sequence ATGGCTAAGGTTATTGGAACAATAACAGCACGGATGTCCTCTACGAGACTTCCTGGAAAAGTGCTTCGTGAAATTGAAGGAAAAACAATGTTTGAGCATGTTGTTGAAAGGACACGACATATCGAAGGGCTTGACGATGTCTACCTTGCGACTTCGAAAAACTCGGCAAATTCAAAATTAATTAAAGAAGCCGAACGCATCGGGTGCAAATGGTATGCAGGTGCGGAACAGGATATCGTTGACCGGATCAATGCTCTCTGTGAAGAAGAAAAGGCTGATGCCATAATCAGAATAAGCTGCGATACCCCGTTATTCGATATTGATAGTGCTGGCAGATTTGTCAGCGAATTTAAGAAGGAATACCGCGATTATATATATGTTTCCAATCTGATTGCCATGTATGGGACATTATCGGAACTTATTTCATATAAGGCACTCCTGGAGGTTCATAAGCATTACCGTGGGCCTGCCATGAGTATATATATCCGGGAGAATATGGAAAAATTTAAAATCCTCGGAATTGAAATCGAACATGATCTTTGTAGACCTGAATATCGCATGACCGTAGATTATCCTGTTGATCTTGAACTTATCAGGCATATTTATAAAGGACTTTATAAAGGTTCACCGATTTCTTTAAAAGACGTTTACACGTGGCTTGATGACCATCCGGAGATTGCAAAGATAAACTCGGATGTCAAAATAAAGGATGTGAATTTATATGCCGAAAGCTTGGTTCAAAAACCATTATATTCGATTGTCAAATCAGGTGATGGTTTTGTTGTGCTTAACGAACAGAGAAAACCTGTTAAACCAGTGGAATTTGTGATGTATATCGCTGACATTTTTCCAGAACTAAAAGGGATTTTTACAAAATGA
- a CDS encoding radical SAM protein encodes MLEKIILIRPHNIYNYNNYPPLSLISLGSMLKSAGYEVKIINTAFEKDHLKAIGNELEDALLAGITLLTSEVPDTYNIVKFIKEHSSVPVVAGGWHCTLFTEQMASSRYIDYAVAGEGEEHLLKIANVLQSGEKPEKAIFLKEMLDLDMLPLPEYDMDPNLERFITSSLTDKFPESVRKPIRWLPYESSRGCPSQCTFCINVVTNNMKYRKKSAPKVVDELEYIVKKFGITHVKMIEDNFFVDIKRARDICEGIIRKGIKITWDGESRCDYFNDRILNDETLNLCKRSGLVQLALGIESGSSHTLKIMKKGITPDQAENAVMKCNEHGIYARSSFMIEVPGETSEDIKKTIMFINKLRKYPFFTCGIGTFRPYPKCELTEGLIKDGFLHEPGNLESWINEDVIKLYTSAEYARPWQIDGKFAEAVSYYINMESAVRLGNHQISSIIDKLKNNFFIFFAKIRNRLMFYKFPVDKKIYANFLTNFYKKQGVKDKKTGE; translated from the coding sequence ATGTTGGAAAAAATAATTTTAATCAGACCACATAATATTTATAACTATAACAACTACCCACCGTTGAGTTTAATCTCCTTAGGCTCCATGCTTAAATCGGCAGGATATGAAGTCAAGATCATAAACACAGCTTTTGAAAAAGATCATCTTAAAGCAATAGGAAACGAACTCGAAGATGCTCTTTTAGCCGGAATTACGCTTCTCACCTCGGAAGTCCCCGATACCTATAATATTGTGAAGTTTATAAAGGAACACTCAAGCGTCCCTGTTGTTGCAGGGGGTTGGCATTGCACCCTATTTACTGAACAGATGGCTTCAAGCAGGTATATTGATTATGCAGTTGCAGGGGAAGGCGAGGAACATCTTCTAAAGATAGCAAATGTTTTACAAAGTGGTGAGAAACCTGAAAAGGCAATATTCCTGAAAGAAATGCTTGATCTTGATATGCTTCCTCTTCCGGAATATGATATGGACCCCAATTTAGAGCGTTTCATAACAAGTTCTCTGACTGACAAATTCCCTGAATCTGTAAGAAAACCTATACGTTGGCTACCATATGAAAGCAGCCGGGGTTGTCCTTCTCAATGTACATTTTGCATCAACGTCGTGACCAATAATATGAAGTATAGGAAAAAGAGCGCCCCCAAGGTTGTTGATGAACTGGAATATATTGTGAAAAAATTCGGCATAACCCATGTGAAAATGATTGAGGACAATTTTTTTGTAGATATCAAAAGGGCACGGGACATTTGTGAGGGCATTATCAGGAAAGGCATTAAAATCACATGGGACGGGGAGAGTCGCTGTGATTACTTTAATGACCGTATTTTAAACGACGAGACGTTGAATCTCTGCAAACGGTCCGGTCTTGTACAACTTGCTCTTGGCATTGAGTCTGGTTCTTCTCATACGCTTAAAATCATGAAAAAAGGCATAACACCTGATCAGGCTGAAAATGCAGTAATGAAATGTAATGAGCATGGAATATATGCGAGATCGTCCTTCATGATAGAAGTACCGGGCGAAACAAGTGAGGATATCAAAAAAACAATAATGTTTATAAACAAATTGAGAAAATACCCTTTTTTCACATGCGGGATAGGAACTTTCAGGCCATATCCAAAATGCGAACTGACAGAAGGATTGATTAAAGACGGGTTTTTACATGAGCCGGGGAATCTTGAGTCATGGATTAATGAAGATGTTATCAAATTATATACTTCAGCAGAATATGCCAGGCCATGGCAAATTGATGGAAAATTTGCAGAAGCTGTTTCATACTACATAAATATGGAATCGGCAGTAAGGCTGGGTAACCACCAGATATCGAGCATCATTGATAAGCTGAAGAACAATTTTTTTATATTCTTTGCAAAAATTCGAAACAGGTTGATGTTCTATAAATTTCCAGTTGATAAAAAAATTTATGCAAACTTTTTAACTAATTTTTACAAAAAACAAGGTGTGAAAGATAAAAAAACCGGAGAGTGA
- the pseB gene encoding UDP-N-acetylglucosamine 4,6-dehydratase (inverting), which translates to MSIFNGKTILVTGGTGSFGKKFVEIILKEYKPEKLIVFSRDELKQFEMSQIFPGKDYRFPERDYQCLRYFIGDVRDKDRLYRAFYGVDYVIHAAALKQVPACERNPFEAIQTNVMGAENIINAAIDCGVKRVVALSTDKAANPINLYGATKLCSDKLFISGNSYAGWKDTRFSVVRYGNVIGSRGSVIPFFKKKKETGVIPITDPRMTRFWITLEQGVRFVLKCLDLAEGGEIFVPKIPSMKLVDLANAIAPDCLHEIVGIRPGEKIHEVLITEDDARHSLEFDDYFIIQPEFHWWTSEVHTANGGKPLKEGFFYASNTNDRWLSVEELASIIQD; encoded by the coding sequence ATGTCGATATTTAATGGAAAAACTATACTGGTAACCGGCGGAACAGGCTCTTTTGGGAAAAAGTTCGTGGAGATTATCCTGAAGGAATATAAACCGGAAAAATTGATTGTTTTCAGCCGGGATGAATTAAAACAATTTGAAATGTCACAGATCTTTCCTGGAAAGGATTACCGCTTTCCGGAAAGGGATTACCAGTGTCTCAGGTACTTTATCGGGGATGTGAGAGACAAAGACAGGTTATACAGGGCTTTTTATGGTGTTGATTATGTCATCCATGCTGCTGCGCTGAAACAGGTGCCTGCCTGTGAAAGAAATCCTTTTGAAGCAATTCAGACAAATGTCATGGGTGCTGAAAATATTATTAATGCAGCTATAGATTGCGGTGTTAAAAGGGTTGTTGCTCTCAGTACCGATAAAGCTGCAAATCCGATTAACCTTTATGGAGCAACCAAACTATGCTCGGACAAATTATTTATTTCAGGTAACTCTTATGCAGGATGGAAAGATACAAGATTCTCGGTTGTGCGTTATGGCAATGTTATAGGAAGCAGGGGAAGTGTAATACCATTTTTCAAAAAAAAGAAAGAGACCGGGGTTATTCCCATTACGGACCCGAGAATGACCCGTTTTTGGATTACCCTCGAGCAGGGTGTAAGGTTTGTATTGAAATGTCTTGATCTTGCAGAGGGGGGTGAGATATTTGTTCCTAAAATTCCAAGCATGAAATTAGTTGATTTAGCCAATGCAATAGCGCCTGATTGCCTGCATGAGATTGTAGGTATCAGGCCTGGAGAAAAGATCCATGAGGTTTTAATCACAGAAGACGACGCCCGGCATTCCCTCGAATTTGATGATTATTTTATTATACAGCCGGAATTTCACTGGTGGACATCCGAAGTGCACACTGCAAATGGAGGCAAACCGCTAAAGGAAGGCTTTTTTTATGCAAGCAACACAAATGACAGGTGGTTAAGTGTTGAGGAGCTGGCAAGCATTATACAGGATTGA